From Micromonospora echinospora, one genomic window encodes:
- a CDS encoding mandelate racemase/muconate lactonizing enzyme family protein, with amino-acid sequence MGSSRDLHHLVDRVAVEDVTESADGHPVDAVAPAGAAPRLPDAPVAEVRCRVFRARPDELIAMSFAPLSHRVMVLVEVVLADGSVGVGESWANYPSWAWRERIWTIDEGVAPLLVGTRPGSPEAAHRALMAKLGPLGRQWGAPGPIHQAVSAVDIALWDLAARHAGRSLASLLTDHPRAELPVYGSSLGPEGVAETAAHCAALGLTAVKVKVGFGHDRDLANVRTARRVLGDATQIFADANQAWTLPEALRTVPALADLGVAWVEEPLAGDRPAELDELAARTGMPLATGENLYGAAAFTPYLAGDGVAILQPDLTKVGGISEYLTVLRAAEAAGKTVNPHLYNGAIATAATVQVAASSPATSLVEWDVRSNPLRRAADAFLTDHGTVVVPNRPGLGIDLDPDQLDPYEEQL; translated from the coding sequence ATGGGCTCCAGTCGAGATCTGCACCACCTCGTGGACCGGGTGGCGGTCGAGGACGTGACCGAGTCGGCCGACGGCCACCCGGTCGACGCCGTCGCCCCCGCCGGGGCGGCCCCGCGACTGCCCGACGCCCCCGTCGCCGAGGTGCGCTGCCGGGTGTTCCGCGCCCGCCCCGACGAGCTGATCGCGATGTCCTTCGCCCCGCTCAGCCACCGGGTGATGGTCCTGGTGGAGGTGGTCCTCGCCGACGGCTCGGTCGGCGTCGGCGAGAGCTGGGCCAACTACCCGTCCTGGGCCTGGCGGGAGCGGATCTGGACGATCGACGAGGGGGTGGCGCCGCTGCTGGTCGGCACCCGGCCGGGCAGTCCCGAGGCGGCGCACCGTGCCCTGATGGCGAAGCTCGGCCCGCTGGGCCGGCAGTGGGGTGCCCCCGGCCCGATCCACCAGGCGGTGAGCGCCGTCGACATCGCGCTCTGGGACCTGGCCGCCCGGCACGCCGGGCGGAGCCTGGCGTCGCTGCTCACCGACCACCCCCGCGCCGAGCTGCCCGTCTACGGTTCGAGCCTCGGCCCGGAGGGCGTCGCCGAGACCGCGGCGCACTGCGCGGCGCTCGGCCTGACCGCCGTCAAGGTCAAGGTCGGCTTCGGCCACGACCGGGACCTCGCCAACGTCCGCACCGCCCGGCGGGTACTCGGCGACGCCACGCAGATCTTCGCCGACGCCAACCAGGCGTGGACGTTGCCGGAGGCGCTGCGGACGGTGCCGGCCCTCGCCGACCTCGGCGTCGCCTGGGTCGAGGAGCCCCTCGCCGGTGACCGACCGGCGGAACTGGACGAACTCGCCGCCCGCACCGGCATGCCCCTGGCCACCGGCGAGAACCTCTACGGCGCGGCGGCCTTCACCCCGTACCTGGCCGGCGACGGGGTCGCGATCCTCCAACCGGACCTCACCAAGGTCGGCGGCATCAGCGAGTACCTGACCGTGCTGCGGGCCGCCGAGGCGGCGGGAAAGACCGTCAACCCGCACCTCTACAACGGCGCGATCGCGACCGCCGCGACCGTGCAGGTGGCCGCGAGCAGCCCGGCGACGTCCCTCGTCGAGTGGGACGTGCGCTCCAACCCGCTGCGCCGGGCCGCCGACGCCTTCCTGACCGACCACGGCACGGTCGTCGTGCCGAACCGCCCCGGTCTCGGGATCGACCTCGATCCGGACCAGCTCGACCCGTACGAGGAGCAGCTGTGA
- a CDS encoding DUF202 domain-containing protein, giving the protein MTRLERGTPRQPAPGRGSDPGLQLERTMLAWRRTAAAFLVAAAVSARLLVPLLGSWAYPAVLVPALGAFAVGVAGRMVPLRHPPAAANLTTVRPRPGWLAAVAALTCLLGLAGASAALAS; this is encoded by the coding sequence GTGACCCGCCTGGAACGCGGCACACCACGGCAGCCCGCACCGGGCAGAGGCAGCGACCCGGGCCTCCAACTCGAACGCACCATGCTCGCCTGGCGGCGCACCGCGGCGGCGTTCCTGGTGGCCGCCGCGGTCAGCGCACGCCTGCTCGTACCGCTGCTCGGCAGCTGGGCCTATCCCGCCGTGCTGGTACCGGCGCTGGGTGCCTTCGCGGTCGGCGTCGCCGGACGCATGGTGCCGCTGCGGCACCCCCCGGCGGCCGCGAACCTGACGACGGTCCGACCCCGGCCCGGCTGGCTGGCCGCCGTCGCCGCCCTCACCTGCCTCCTCGGCCTGGCCGGTGCCAGCGCCGCCCTGGCATCCTGA
- a CDS encoding DeoR/GlpR family DNA-binding transcription regulator, which yields MSVETARYEGAPRRRTQIMAALRRAGFLSVAELSAQLGVSQMTVRRDLRQLAEANEVTLVHGGVSLPPGGVAGPGFASRAQTHTRAKQAIGAAAARMVRPGDTIGIDSGTTAAEVAHALPAEFDGCVVTHSVPVLGHMLSRPRARVIGIGGELLHDNQALVGFGVRDLTRRLRIRTLFLGAGAVDDRGVYVRSEIELSAKHALMEIADEIVLLVDASKLTAAAPVQVCGLDRIDTLVVDAPLPEPVAGAVRRNGIRVVPA from the coding sequence GTGAGCGTCGAGACGGCTCGGTACGAGGGCGCCCCCCGGCGTCGCACGCAGATCATGGCCGCGCTGCGCCGAGCGGGCTTCCTCTCCGTGGCCGAACTCAGCGCCCAGCTCGGCGTCTCGCAGATGACCGTCCGCCGGGACCTGCGCCAGCTCGCCGAGGCCAACGAGGTCACGCTCGTCCACGGTGGGGTGAGCCTGCCGCCGGGCGGCGTCGCCGGCCCCGGGTTCGCCTCCCGGGCGCAGACCCACACCCGGGCCAAGCAGGCCATCGGCGCCGCCGCCGCCCGTATGGTGCGGCCCGGCGACACCATCGGCATCGACAGTGGCACCACGGCCGCCGAGGTCGCGCACGCCCTGCCGGCGGAGTTCGACGGGTGCGTGGTCACCCACTCGGTGCCCGTGCTCGGGCACATGCTGTCGCGCCCCCGGGCCCGGGTGATCGGCATCGGCGGCGAACTGCTGCACGACAACCAGGCCCTGGTCGGCTTCGGGGTCCGGGACCTGACCCGGCGGTTACGGATCCGGACGCTGTTCCTCGGCGCCGGGGCGGTCGACGACCGTGGGGTCTACGTGCGCTCGGAGATCGAACTCAGCGCGAAGCACGCGCTGATGGAGATCGCCGACGAGATCGTCCTGCTGGTGGACGCCAGCAAGCTCACCGCGGCTGCCCCGGTGCAGGTCTGCGGGCTCGACCGGATCGACACCCTGGTCGTCGACGCGCCGCTGCCCGAGCCGGTGGCCGGGGCGGTGCGCCGCAACGGCATCCGGGTCGTCCCCGCCTGA
- a CDS encoding aldolase produces the protein MTIATVSPTVLARPSGGYAMLAVDQREALRAMFAATQDQPVTDEQITDFKVAAARALSPYASAILVDRQFAWDAVLAANAVDPGCALIAAADRFTGSATEFVADVAIDDDVDPATVRAQGAKALKLLVLWRPDEDSAGRISLVTDFVRRCRDNGLVSIIEPVSRGPRDGGSFDHDAGIFAAARELGSLGADLYKAEVPTAGKGTDEEIRTGCAKLTEAITGPWVVLSSGVPAERFPDAVRLACGAGASGFLAGRAIWASVVGSPTMADDLRTISVDRLRRLCDVVDDAVSR, from the coding sequence ATGACCATCGCCACCGTGTCGCCCACCGTGTTGGCGCGTCCCTCCGGCGGCTACGCCATGCTCGCCGTCGACCAGCGGGAGGCCCTGCGGGCGATGTTCGCCGCGACGCAGGACCAGCCGGTGACCGACGAACAGATCACCGACTTCAAGGTCGCGGCGGCCCGCGCGCTCAGCCCGTACGCCTCGGCGATCCTGGTCGACCGGCAGTTCGCCTGGGACGCCGTCCTCGCCGCGAACGCCGTCGACCCCGGGTGCGCCCTGATCGCCGCCGCCGACCGCTTCACCGGCAGCGCCACCGAGTTCGTCGCCGACGTCGCCATCGACGACGACGTCGACCCCGCCACCGTCCGCGCCCAGGGCGCCAAGGCCCTCAAGCTGCTCGTCCTCTGGCGGCCCGACGAGGACTCCGCCGGCCGGATCTCGCTGGTGACCGACTTCGTCCGGCGCTGCCGCGACAACGGCCTGGTCAGCATCATCGAGCCGGTGTCCCGGGGCCCCCGCGACGGCGGCTCCTTCGACCACGACGCGGGCATCTTCGCCGCCGCCCGGGAACTCGGTTCGCTCGGCGCCGACCTCTACAAGGCCGAGGTCCCCACCGCCGGGAAGGGCACCGACGAGGAGATCCGCACCGGCTGCGCGAAGCTGACCGAAGCGATCACCGGCCCCTGGGTGGTGCTCTCCTCCGGCGTGCCCGCCGAGCGTTTCCCCGACGCGGTGCGCCTCGCCTGCGGGGCCGGCGCCTCGGGTTTCCTCGCCGGCCGGGCGATCTGGGCCTCTGTCGTCGGCAGCCCGACCATGGCCGACGACCTGCGGACCATCTCGGTGGACCGGTTGCGCCGCCTCTGCGACGTGGTCGACGACGCGGTGTCCCGCTGA
- a CDS encoding PP2C family protein-serine/threonine phosphatase, translated as MVREGDVGDEQRLHRIEAVTDATLSRLDAADLFDELLDRVRELLRVDTAAILLLDVRAQQLVATAARGLEEEVRQGFRVSVGRGFAGRIALTRQPVVIEDVTPDRVVNPVLLNTGVRSLLGVPITSRNELLGVVHVGTLTPRRFVADDIRLLELVADRIRLGLPARANSLDQTAALALQRSLIPTELPKVPGLELAGRYVPGHASGVGGDWYDVFTLPSGWLGMVVGDVSGHGLQSAVVMGRVRSALRAYALVCDDPAEALTLLDRKVVHFEAGNLTTALYAMISPDGATLHVSLAGHPRPVLAVPDQPNAVLPVHIDPPLGIGRRQTRRHTTTLDFAPGAVLVSYTDGLVERRGELYDAGVARLMAAIPVAPVETVCTTVMATLDVEHPADDIALLAVRRLPD; from the coding sequence GTGGTTCGCGAGGGAGACGTGGGAGACGAGCAGCGGTTACACCGCATCGAGGCGGTGACCGATGCGACGCTCTCCCGCCTCGACGCCGCCGACCTCTTCGACGAACTCCTCGACCGCGTCCGCGAACTGCTCCGGGTCGACACGGCCGCCATCCTCCTGCTCGACGTACGCGCCCAGCAGCTCGTGGCCACCGCGGCCCGGGGCCTGGAGGAGGAAGTGCGGCAGGGCTTCCGCGTCTCGGTCGGCCGGGGGTTCGCCGGCCGGATCGCCCTCACCCGGCAACCGGTGGTGATCGAGGACGTCACTCCCGACCGGGTCGTCAATCCGGTCCTGCTGAACACCGGTGTCCGGTCCCTGCTCGGCGTACCGATCACCTCCCGCAACGAACTCCTCGGCGTCGTGCACGTCGGCACCCTCACCCCGCGCCGCTTCGTCGCCGACGACATCCGCCTGCTGGAACTGGTCGCCGACCGGATCCGGCTCGGCCTCCCCGCCCGGGCCAACAGCCTGGACCAGACCGCCGCGCTGGCGCTGCAACGGAGCCTGATCCCCACCGAGCTGCCGAAGGTGCCGGGTCTCGAACTGGCCGGGCGGTACGTCCCGGGTCACGCTTCCGGCGTCGGCGGCGACTGGTACGACGTCTTCACCCTCCCCTCCGGCTGGCTCGGCATGGTCGTGGGTGACGTGTCCGGCCACGGACTCCAGTCCGCGGTGGTGATGGGCCGGGTCCGCAGCGCCCTGCGGGCGTACGCCCTGGTCTGCGACGACCCGGCGGAGGCACTGACCCTGCTGGACCGGAAGGTGGTCCACTTCGAGGCCGGCAACCTGACCACGGCGCTGTACGCGATGATCTCCCCGGACGGCGCGACCCTGCACGTCTCCCTGGCCGGACACCCCCGCCCGGTCCTGGCCGTGCCGGACCAGCCGAACGCCGTCCTCCCCGTGCACATCGATCCCCCGCTCGGCATCGGACGCCGGCAAACGCGCCGGCACACCACCACGCTCGACTTCGCACCCGGCGCGGTCCTGGTCTCCTACACCGACGGGCTGGTCGAGCGGCGCGGCGAACTGTACGACGCCGGGGTCGCCCGGCTGATGGCCGCCATTCCGGTGGCTCCCGTCGAGACCGTGTGCACGACCGTGATGGCGACCCTCGACGTCGAACACCCGGCCGACGACATCGCCCTGCTGGCCGTGCGGAGACTGCCCGACTAG
- a CDS encoding YidH family protein: MVVDTDDDRSPAGAPRRWPGRVFDRGVDPDPRFSLANERTFLAWIRTSLALFAAGVALEALTLPIAPGLRRAAAVVLILLGAAAPVQAFLGWLRTEAALRLGRSLPPPTLAVPLGLGLVVAGGLILIGLLV; this comes from the coding sequence GTGGTAGTCGACACCGACGACGACCGTTCCCCAGCCGGCGCGCCCCGCCGGTGGCCCGGTCGGGTCTTCGACCGGGGCGTGGACCCCGACCCCCGGTTCAGCCTCGCCAACGAGCGCACCTTCCTGGCCTGGATCCGCACCTCACTGGCCCTCTTCGCCGCCGGTGTCGCCCTGGAGGCGCTGACCCTGCCCATCGCGCCCGGACTCCGTCGGGCGGCGGCCGTCGTCCTGATCCTGCTCGGCGCCGCCGCCCCGGTCCAGGCGTTCCTCGGCTGGCTCCGCACCGAGGCGGCCCTGCGGCTCGGCCGGAGCCTGCCGCCGCCCACGCTGGCGGTGCCGCTCGGGCTGGGCCTGGTCGTCGCGGGCGGGCTGATCCTGATCGGTCTCCTGGTGTGA
- a CDS encoding sulfite exporter TauE/SafE family protein, giving the protein MTGLGAVLAVTAVALGAAMQRATGLGFALVAAPFLVIILGPFSGVVLANLLSAVINVAVLCTTLRGLRGRLAAEMIAGVLVAVPLGAWVVTALPGPLLLIGVGTVTAASVAWVAHGNPVPILRRRGGPLLSGFTSGFFNTTAGTGGPPLAVYALSTNWEQRSFVPTVQLVGLVTNVLSLAAKGPPQLSWPLLLSCVAAMAVGLAAGQVLSRWLPEDRARRWVVALALIGSVVAAGKGVTALW; this is encoded by the coding sequence GTGACCGGTCTCGGCGCTGTCCTCGCGGTGACGGCGGTCGCCCTCGGGGCGGCCATGCAGCGCGCCACCGGGCTCGGCTTCGCCCTGGTCGCCGCGCCCTTCCTGGTCATCATCCTCGGCCCGTTCTCCGGCGTCGTGCTGGCGAACCTGCTCTCCGCCGTGATCAACGTCGCCGTCCTGTGCACCACCCTGCGCGGCCTGCGGGGCCGGCTGGCCGCCGAGATGATCGCCGGCGTCCTGGTCGCGGTCCCGCTGGGCGCGTGGGTGGTGACGGCGCTGCCCGGTCCGCTGCTGCTCATCGGCGTCGGCACGGTCACCGCGGCGTCCGTCGCCTGGGTCGCGCACGGCAACCCGGTGCCGATCCTGCGCCGACGGGGCGGGCCGCTGCTGTCCGGCTTCACCTCCGGCTTCTTCAACACCACCGCCGGCACCGGCGGCCCACCCCTGGCCGTCTACGCGCTGAGCACCAACTGGGAACAGCGCAGCTTCGTCCCGACCGTGCAACTCGTCGGCCTGGTCACCAACGTGCTCTCGCTGGCCGCCAAGGGTCCGCCGCAGCTGTCCTGGCCACTGCTGCTGTCCTGCGTCGCGGCGATGGCCGTCGGCCTCGCCGCCGGTCAGGTCCTGTCCCGCTGGCTGCCCGAGGACCGGGCCCGACGGTGGGTCGTCGCCCTGGCACTGATCGGCAGCGTCGTCGCCGCCGGAAAGGGAGTGACCGCACTGTGGTAG